Proteins encoded within one genomic window of Empedobacter falsenii:
- a CDS encoding Na/Pi cotransporter family protein — MHLIIQILQLFGAIALFIFAIKLLSENLQALSGSNFKRTLNKLTKNNLSTIVTGTFFTTAIQSSSAASVFILGFVNAGLINLRKAFGLILGANIGTTLTLWLVYFGMKFDLIQIALPLILVAFPFYLSKKRNQRKVGGILFSLSLLFLSLYFLKTFLPSIESHQKLQEFFQHLSHYGFLTNLLFILFGILLTVLVHFSSASITIAILLASKGLPIELAAMIVLGANIGTTFTAHLVAAIGDKYTKVVAAFHTFFNVVIAFIFMLIANIVLKFIDSAISSNIAIQLIAFDTISNLVGVILFAPFINKLAFYCQKKYFSVKSTDNKLEFYAIPFGTNSDLYKNEANKKLLKLASTTKQTIYTLGRMITESDEEKILVFRERILELEKEGDQLEREVNEFLNEIADLDLPNENKIAIHQLITLCHHLESVGDIAIKISSIHRRRRMTNSYFTPKMRTYLVEFQNNLDQTTRILNQNLNETQEEVSIKQAEFIEKTINTIYKDAEANLMKTIEKEKLLTTSALFYKDLIQNYEILGDHLYKANATIVKLKNQ; from the coding sequence ATGCATCTTATCATACAAATTTTGCAACTTTTCGGAGCAATTGCTCTGTTCATTTTTGCGATAAAACTATTAAGCGAAAATTTACAAGCGTTATCTGGATCGAATTTTAAACGCACTTTAAACAAATTAACCAAAAACAATTTATCGACAATTGTTACAGGTACTTTTTTTACAACAGCCATACAATCTTCCTCGGCTGCAAGTGTATTTATATTAGGATTTGTAAATGCTGGATTGATTAATTTGCGAAAAGCATTTGGTTTGATATTAGGTGCAAATATCGGAACTACGCTTACATTATGGTTGGTCTATTTCGGAATGAAATTCGATTTGATACAAATTGCATTGCCTCTTATATTAGTGGCTTTTCCATTTTATTTATCAAAAAAACGTAATCAAAGAAAAGTAGGTGGAATTTTATTTTCACTTTCATTACTTTTTCTTTCGCTATATTTCTTGAAAACTTTTTTACCTTCTATAGAAAGTCATCAAAAGTTACAAGAATTCTTTCAACATTTATCGCATTATGGTTTTTTGACTAATTTATTATTTATTCTATTTGGAATATTATTAACAGTTTTAGTCCACTTTTCGTCAGCATCAATTACCATTGCAATTTTATTAGCAAGCAAAGGTTTACCTATCGAATTAGCCGCAATGATTGTTTTAGGAGCTAATATTGGAACAACTTTTACAGCGCATTTAGTTGCAGCAATTGGAGATAAATACACAAAAGTAGTCGCAGCATTTCATACATTTTTCAATGTTGTAATTGCGTTTATTTTTATGTTGATTGCTAATATTGTTTTAAAATTTATTGATTCAGCAATTTCATCGAATATTGCTATACAGCTTATTGCTTTTGATACCATTAGTAATTTGGTTGGTGTAATTTTATTTGCTCCTTTTATCAATAAATTGGCTTTCTACTGTCAGAAAAAGTATTTCTCGGTAAAATCTACAGATAATAAGTTAGAGTTTTATGCGATTCCATTTGGAACAAATTCTGACCTATATAAAAATGAAGCCAACAAAAAACTTCTGAAACTTGCTTCTACAACAAAACAAACGATTTATACGCTTGGTCGAATGATTACTGAAAGTGATGAAGAGAAAATTTTGGTTTTTCGTGAACGAATTTTGGAACTCGAAAAAGAAGGTGATCAATTGGAGCGAGAAGTCAATGAATTTTTGAATGAAATTGCTGATTTAGATTTACCAAACGAAAATAAAATTGCGATTCATCAACTAATTACGCTTTGTCATCATTTGGAAAGTGTGGGTGATATTGCGATTAAGATTTCGTCTATTCATCGTCGTCGTAGAATGACAAATAGTTATTTTACACCAAAAATGAGAACCTATTTGGTCGAATTTCAAAACAATTTAGATCAAACAACGCGAATTTTAAATCAAAATTTGAACGAAACACAAGAAGAAGTTTCTATTAAACAAGCGGAGTTTATCGAAAAAACGATTAATACAATTTACAAAGATGCCGAAGCCAATTTGATGAAGACAATCGAAAAAGAGAAGCTTTTGACTACAAGTGCGCTTTTCTACAAAGATTTAATTCAGAATTACGAAATTCTTGGTGATCATCTATACAAAGCTAATGCAACAATTGTTAAGCTAAAAAATCAGTAG
- a CDS encoding UDP-N-acetylmuramate--L-alanine ligase, with translation MKKVHFIAIGGSAMHNLAIALHEKGYQVTGSDDAIFEPSKTRLDQRGILPEEMGWFPEKITTDLDAVILGMHAHADNPEMLRAQELGLKIYSYPEYLYEQSKDKTRVVIGGSHGKTTITSMILHVLHYHNIDVDYMVGAQLDGFDVMVKLTEDNEFMIMEGDEYLSSALDRRSKFLLYQPNIALISGIAWDHINVFPTFADYTSQFSKFVESIVNGGALIYNETDEEVVKVVEETEKAIKKFPYHLPEHFIENGITFIETEDGPIPLEVFGNHNLMNLEGARAICKQLGVMDDDFNEAIQSFKGASKRLELINRTSDFVAYKDFAHAPSKVTSVTNAVKEQYTDKTVVGCLEIHTYSSLNPEFLVQYKSALDKADIKIVMYSPEALEIKRMEMISPEDIKKAFGDDSILVFTNGEQLQDYIESLDKKDKVFLMMSSGNFGGVNLNELFKA, from the coding sequence ATGAAAAAAGTTCATTTTATTGCAATTGGTGGAAGTGCAATGCACAATTTGGCGATTGCTTTGCACGAAAAAGGTTATCAAGTAACGGGGTCTGATGACGCAATTTTCGAACCTTCGAAAACACGTTTGGATCAACGTGGTATTTTACCAGAAGAAATGGGTTGGTTTCCAGAAAAAATTACAACAGATTTAGATGCTGTGATTTTAGGTATGCACGCTCACGCTGATAATCCTGAAATGTTACGTGCGCAAGAATTAGGTTTAAAAATCTATTCATATCCAGAATATTTGTACGAACAATCGAAAGATAAAACGCGTGTTGTGATTGGTGGTTCACATGGAAAAACGACGATTACATCAATGATTCTTCACGTTTTGCATTATCATAATATCGATGTAGATTATATGGTTGGTGCGCAATTAGATGGTTTTGATGTGATGGTAAAATTGACAGAAGACAACGAATTTATGATTATGGAAGGAGATGAATATTTATCTTCTGCCTTAGATCGTCGTTCAAAATTCTTGTTGTATCAACCAAATATTGCGTTGATTTCTGGTATTGCTTGGGATCATATCAATGTTTTTCCAACGTTTGCAGATTATACTTCTCAATTCTCAAAATTCGTAGAATCTATCGTGAATGGAGGTGCTTTAATTTACAATGAAACAGATGAAGAAGTTGTAAAAGTTGTAGAAGAAACTGAGAAAGCAATCAAGAAATTTCCTTATCATTTACCAGAACATTTTATCGAAAATGGAATCACTTTTATCGAAACAGAAGATGGTCCAATTCCATTAGAAGTCTTTGGTAATCATAATTTGATGAATTTAGAAGGCGCTCGTGCAATTTGTAAACAATTAGGTGTAATGGATGATGACTTCAACGAAGCAATTCAATCATTTAAGGGAGCATCTAAACGTTTGGAATTAATTAATCGTACTTCTGATTTTGTTGCGTATAAAGATTTTGCTCATGCGCCAAGTAAAGTAACTTCGGTAACCAATGCTGTAAAAGAACAATATACAGATAAAACAGTTGTGGGATGTTTAGAAATCCATACCTATTCGTCTTTGAATCCTGAGTTTTTGGTTCAATACAAAAGCGCTTTAGATAAAGCTGATATCAAAATTGTAATGTATAGCCCAGAAGCGTTAGAAATAAAACGTATGGAAATGATTTCTCCAGAAGATATCAAAAAAGCGTTTGGAGACGATTCGATTTTGGTGTTTACGAATGGTGAACAATTGCAAGATTATATCGAAAGTTTAGATAAAAAAGATAAAGTATTTTTGATGATGAGTTCAGGAAACTTCGGTGGAGTAAACTTGAATGAATTATTTAAAGCATAA
- a CDS encoding lysophospholipid acyltransferase family protein, whose product MSQKAKKKNAFRDSFGHLYFLKRTLIFLLGSFTYNRYNGFNKLKVSGTKNLVHLPAQNVLFVSNHQTYFADVFAMYHVFCSVKNGFIDTIKNPIYLLNPKIDFYYVAAEETMKDNLLTKLFAYTGAVTVKRTWRAKGENVNRKVDLSEINNIDIALQSGWVVTFPQGTTTAFAPGRRGTAHLIKKNKPIVIPVVIDGFRRAFDKKGLRIKKRGINATMTFKEPLEIDYENDSSDAIMKKIMNAIEQAPEFNKVRPMDEILAENSEKSLDDYLNEDDEEFDDFEEMGYDEENKKD is encoded by the coding sequence GTGTCTCAAAAAGCAAAGAAAAAGAACGCATTTCGCGATTCATTTGGACATCTATATTTCCTAAAAAGGACGTTAATTTTCTTATTAGGATCATTTACCTATAACCGTTATAATGGTTTTAATAAACTAAAAGTTAGTGGTACAAAAAACTTGGTTCATTTGCCAGCTCAAAATGTATTATTCGTTTCGAATCATCAAACTTATTTTGCTGATGTTTTTGCGATGTATCATGTATTTTGTAGTGTAAAAAATGGTTTTATTGATACTATTAAAAATCCAATTTATTTACTTAATCCTAAGATTGATTTTTATTACGTTGCCGCAGAGGAAACGATGAAAGATAATCTTTTGACGAAATTATTTGCCTACACAGGAGCGGTAACCGTAAAAAGAACGTGGCGTGCAAAAGGAGAAAATGTAAATAGAAAAGTAGATTTAAGCGAAATTAACAATATCGATATTGCGTTGCAAAGTGGTTGGGTCGTAACGTTTCCGCAAGGGACCACAACTGCATTTGCGCCTGGTCGTCGTGGAACTGCGCATTTAATCAAGAAGAATAAACCAATTGTAATTCCAGTTGTGATTGATGGTTTTCGTAGAGCTTTTGATAAAAAAGGTTTGCGCATCAAAAAACGTGGAATTAATGCGACAATGACATTCAAAGAGCCTTTGGAAATCGATTATGAAAATGATTCGAGCGATGCAATCATGAAAAAAATTATGAATGCAATTGAGCAAGCGCCAGAGTTTAATAAGGTTCGACCAATGGACGAAATTCTTGCTGAAAATAGTGAAAAATCATTGGATGATTATTTGAACGAAGATGACGAAGAGTTTGATGATTTCGAAGAAATGGGCTACGACGAAGAAAATAAAAAAGACTAA
- a CDS encoding DMT family transporter: MNWIILLIAGLCEVGFASCLGKAKEATGNDTYLWYGGFLFFLTVSMVLLVKATQTLPIGTAYAVWTGIGAVGTVLVGIFIFKEPASFWRVFFLTTLICSIIGLKFVSN, from the coding sequence ATGAATTGGATAATTTTACTAATCGCAGGTTTGTGTGAAGTCGGTTTCGCATCATGTCTTGGAAAAGCAAAAGAAGCAACCGGAAATGACACCTATTTATGGTATGGCGGCTTCTTATTTTTCTTAACGGTGAGCATGGTTTTGTTGGTAAAAGCAACGCAAACATTACCAATCGGAACGGCTTATGCAGTTTGGACGGGAATTGGAGCGGTCGGAACAGTTTTGGTCGGAATTTTTATTTTTAAAGAACCGGCAAGTTTTTGGCGCGTTTTTTTCTTAACGACTTTAATCTGCTCAATTATTGGATTAAAATTTGTGTCAAATTAA
- a CDS encoding helix-turn-helix domain-containing protein, translating into MENFNVFDQEEFIQQTVENKRLKKDLIQTIFIQHGYLIISQNDQEIKLKQHDVFFPEPNKSYQIISKSSDLELLSLVLTKKILDTSIIDLSGYEYNQFFGESRVNNYHFNEIEFSALIELLLQLKLRLQEKSTKFVRYLQFNLFYAIVYTTFSELSKQQTIIVRKGTRKDDIVKRFLNDLNKGYTENRDAKYYADKLNITVRYLTECCKSITGRTTKELISSVVIRESKVLLSETTKTISEISNELNFSDQYSFGNFFKKHLKISPTQFRKSLQ; encoded by the coding sequence ATGGAGAATTTTAATGTTTTTGATCAAGAGGAATTTATTCAGCAAACTGTCGAGAATAAACGTTTGAAAAAAGATTTGATTCAAACGATTTTTATTCAGCATGGTTATTTAATTATTTCTCAAAATGACCAAGAAATTAAACTTAAACAACACGATGTTTTCTTCCCAGAACCTAATAAATCTTATCAAATAATTTCAAAATCATCTGATTTAGAATTATTGAGTTTAGTCTTAACCAAAAAGATTTTAGATACGTCGATTATCGATTTGAGTGGTTATGAATACAACCAATTTTTTGGCGAAAGCAGAGTTAATAATTATCATTTCAATGAAATAGAATTTTCTGCTTTAATAGAGCTTTTATTGCAGTTAAAGTTGCGTTTGCAAGAGAAATCGACCAAATTCGTGCGTTATTTACAATTCAATTTATTTTATGCGATTGTTTACACAACGTTTAGCGAACTTTCGAAACAACAAACAATTATTGTAAGAAAAGGAACGCGAAAAGATGATATTGTAAAACGTTTTTTGAATGACTTAAATAAGGGTTATACAGAAAATAGAGATGCAAAATATTATGCAGATAAACTGAATATTACAGTTAGATATTTAACTGAATGTTGTAAATCAATAACGGGTAGAACGACAAAAGAATTAATCAGTTCTGTTGTGATTCGCGAATCGAAAGTATTGTTGAGTGAAACAACTAAAACAATCTCTGAAATTTCGAATGAGTTAAACTTTTCTGACCAATATTCATTCGGAAATTTTTTTAAAAAACATCTAAAAATTAGTCCAACTCAATTTAGAAAAAGTTTACAATAA
- a CDS encoding YceI family protein — translation MKKLSIAIICCASVMLMNCTNKTEEKPVEQPAKTAVTVEEPTEIVEGVIRKSGVEWTAYKTTEKVAVSGRFDVVLVKDAKEDGKTPQEVLEGANIIATVATLNSDQIDRDQKLKDILFGNMINTSEIKGQLHFRDGKTFLNLTLNNASKEYEVKSTFENNVFSIETDVDLMDFNAGKAMEALNQACFELHKGADGVSKTWSEVHIKGQVEFSDSFGK, via the coding sequence ATGAAAAAATTATCTATAGCGATTATATGCTGTGCATCAGTAATGTTGATGAATTGTACGAATAAAACAGAAGAAAAACCAGTAGAACAACCTGCTAAAACTGCTGTTACAGTGGAAGAACCAACTGAAATTGTAGAAGGTGTGATTAGAAAATCTGGAGTTGAGTGGACGGCTTATAAAACGACAGAAAAAGTAGCTGTTTCAGGACGTTTTGATGTTGTTTTGGTGAAAGATGCAAAAGAAGATGGAAAAACGCCTCAAGAAGTTTTAGAAGGTGCAAATATTATTGCAACAGTTGCTACATTAAATTCTGATCAAATTGATCGTGATCAAAAATTGAAAGATATTTTGTTCGGAAACATGATCAATACAAGCGAAATCAAAGGTCAATTACATTTCAGAGATGGTAAAACTTTCTTGAATTTAACGTTGAATAATGCTTCTAAAGAATACGAAGTAAAATCGACGTTTGAGAACAATGTTTTTTCAATTGAAACAGATGTTGATTTGATGGATTTTAACGCAGGAAAAGCGATGGAAGCTCTTAATCAGGCTTGTTTCGAATTACACAAAGGTGCGGATGGCGTTTCTAAAACATGGAGCGAAGTACACATCAAAGGTCAAGTAGAATTTAGCGATAGTTTCGGTAAATAA
- a CDS encoding 5'-methylthioadenosine/adenosylhomocysteine nucleosidase translates to MSERIIGIMGAIPQEINGVVNLLTNKQEHKIGRRSYFTGELNNQKVVVVYSRVGKVAASATVTTLILEFKVSELIFTGVAGGIHADVKIGDIVLGQSLIQHDMNAQPLFPAYEIPMLGKAYFEADSSQLEVATTAILEILEEQHLHNVISEKDLDKFNIHQPQLHVGLIGSGDLFFSTNSQKEKLQQNLPEILCVEMEGAAVAQVCYEFDIPFIIIRTISDDADDHSTLDFNSFIEKISNVYSIEIIKNIIK, encoded by the coding sequence ATGAGCGAAAGAATAATAGGAATAATGGGTGCTATACCGCAAGAAATAAACGGTGTAGTCAACTTATTAACAAACAAGCAAGAACATAAAATTGGTCGAAGAAGTTATTTTACTGGAGAATTAAACAATCAAAAAGTTGTGGTCGTTTATTCTCGTGTTGGTAAAGTTGCTGCTTCTGCTACGGTTACAACTTTAATCCTTGAATTTAAAGTTTCTGAATTGATTTTTACAGGTGTTGCAGGCGGAATTCATGCTGATGTAAAAATTGGAGATATTGTGTTAGGACAAAGTTTGATTCAACATGATATGAATGCACAACCTCTTTTTCCTGCTTATGAAATCCCTATGTTAGGAAAAGCTTATTTTGAGGCTGATTCTTCTCAATTAGAAGTTGCGACAACAGCTATTTTAGAAATTTTAGAAGAGCAACATTTGCATAATGTGATTTCTGAAAAAGATTTGGATAAATTTAATATTCATCAACCTCAACTACATGTCGGTTTAATTGGTTCTGGAGATTTATTTTTCTCGACAAATTCTCAGAAAGAAAAATTACAACAAAACTTACCCGAAATACTTTGTGTCGAAATGGAAGGCGCTGCAGTAGCACAAGTTTGCTACGAATTTGATATTCCTTTTATCATCATCAGAACAATATCAGACGATGCCGACGATCATTCTACATTAGATTTTAATAGTTTTATAGAAAAAATTTCGAATGTATATTCAATAGAGATTATTAAGAACATCATCAAGTAA